In the genome of Lentisphaera araneosa HTCC2155, the window ACCATAGTCATTCGCCGTACAAGTAATGTGCGCACCATCACCTAATGCAATAGCAGGAAGAGCTTTTCTTTCTTTGCGAAAACGCCCCGTGAATTCTTCGGCAAAATGCAGTGCATCACAGTGACTGCCGCCATTGCCCGCAATCAAAACTTTTTTTCCATTTGAAAAAGCATCTGCCATAGCTTCGCCAAGATCGCAAATTCGTTTAAAATTCTCTTCATCATTAATGAATTGATTTAGGCATGTATTGAGGTCATCAAATGCCTGACGAACGTGATTTAACATATTAGATTCCAGAATTAAAAATTGTTTATTTTATTAAAGAAGTCCTTGGGATAAATGCAACAGGAAGTCCCTGTTATCTGCACAAACATATTCCATTGTGCCGCCCATACGACTAAAACTCTTACAGTAACGCAAATAATAAGCAGGGTTGTCCATCGGTGGTTCCCCATCAATTGCCCAGTCCCATTGGCTCTCTGCCAAGTCAACAATGACCATATAATGTTTATCCATATGCTCGCCATTTTGAATGTGTAAATTCTGTGACATGGACAGTGATTTCTCAAAAACCATTGGGCTCATTACCGCTGAGCCAATAGACATATAAACACCACCATCCAAACAGGAAACATTGTGCGCATATCGCAAAAAGTCGGTTTGAGCACTACGACCAATTGCCGCACCGTGATTCATGGGGTGATTGTAGATAATATCATGGCCAATCATCGGGTGACTCGTAAATGGAACACCTAAACGATAAGCGGCCGCTTGAGCGCTGTACTCTTTGTAGGGATGAGGAATAGATAAAAAACCTGGCTCTAAATCAAATTTTTGAATAATACTCAACAAGTCTGCGGCGGCCGCAACTGCTTCAGCATTTTGCTCGGATAAGACGATAATGCGCGACTTCAATTCATCGGCAGAAGGAATCTGTAAACCTTCATTCTCGATCATAGCTCCAACCGACTCGCCGTAACCCTTGCCTTCGTAAGCGCCAACGTTAATCGCTAAATTGATGTAATAACCTGTTTCTTGCCAAATCCCAAACTGCCCCTTGTCCACATACTCTTTGACATCTTCACTCGACTGGCCCTGAAATGCAAATTCCCAGTCGTGAATCACACCCGCGCCATTTGTGGCTAAGTGATTCAAATAACCGCGTTCCATTAGATCTATTAGCACAGGTCCTAAACCATTTTTGATAGAATGCGCCCCAAAGGCCAAGATCACGGGCTTATCATTTTTTTTCGCTTCAGAAATGCGCGCCAAAAGATTATTCATGACTTTTGAACCGTGTTCACCAAGCTGATTGGCATCAGCATCTTTGGCAACGTAACTTTCGGCTATTATTACTTTATTCTTTCTTTCTGACAAAGGAAGAATACGAAGTTTTTCCCTGTTCAACTCTGGGTACTTCATGCGGATCATATCCTGTTAATTAATTCAAATAAAAAGATAGAATTCGGCTTCTATTAATCAAGCCCCGCTAACAGGACTGCTCCAGAGAAAAACTAAAGATTAAGCCTCTCTTGAATGCAAATCTGCCAAGAGTTCAATTGAGGCCAGGATTATGCGTGAAAGTACTTCTAGTGAGTATCCCCCTTTCATTAATTAATGGGGACAAGCGGCGCCCGAACCGAAAAATATTCTATAACCAGAGCGAATGTATTTGCCCCAATCCTTATCATCTAACTCTTTCATCAAAATTACCTTTGTGTAAAGCCTTAATCAAAACCTAAGTCATGGGCAGCCGTTCTAAGCTCAGCTTTCAGTTTTTCATCCAATGATTCTAAATGAACCGCATCAATTGCCGATTTGTAATCTTTCAAATTTTTGGCTCCCAAAATAATTGTGTGACTCGCTTTTTGATCTAAAACAAAACGACAAGCCAACTGTGCCATTGTCATTCCTTCTGGAATCAATTGTTCAAACACATTAAAACGAGAATAATCTTCATCGCCCCAAGAACGACGATCTCCTGTTTTGCACTCGAGTTTAGTGTGGAAGTAACGTCCACTCAAGCAGCCTCCTGCCATCACTCCCCGGCTAACTCCACCTAAATTATTAGTTTCTATCAAGCCTTGCATTTCTTTTGCAGGAGAAAGGATTGAGGAAACATACTGAACCACGTCCAACATATCCCTTTTGATCAATTCTCGCACTATTGCTGTATCCGTCGTCGATATCCCCAAGGCGCGAATCATCCCCTTATCTTTGGCTTTTTGCAAAATCTTAGCGGATTCTTCAAGATGAGCAATGTCGGGTATGGTATGATAATTATAGACATCCACATAATCAGTTTGCAGACGCTTTAAAGAATCCTCTAAAGCCGGCATAATTGATTGTGGTGACGTGTCGATATGGCGACGATTGCCCTCCCCCACTTTGTGACCAAATTTCGTGGAGACGACCCATTTATCTCGATCGGCTTTTATTGCCGCTCCAACACGTCGTTCACTCTCACCATGACTGTATTGTTCTGCGGTATCAATAAAATTAACGCCGAGCTCACCTAAATCCCTAATGAGTTTGATCACATTGGCTTTTCCTGGGTCAGGGTGTCCATCGTGAACACCATCCAAGACCAAAGGTCCACCTAATTGCCAAGCGCCGATCCCAATGGATGAAACCGATATATCTGTCTTGCCTAAGTTCCTATATTTCATAATCTTTCACCTAAAGTTTAACTACCAGATAGAACAAAATGCCACCAGCTCACAAAAGGCAAGTTTTTAGGCTTTTAAAGTCTTACTCACAATCTCATAAACATCTGGTGATAAGTCATCGACCGCAATGATTTTTTCCAAAGCCTTTTTCATAAAGTCTTTCTGCTGCCCTTTGAGGGCACCAAATTTCTTGAAAGCTTTAGAAAGCCCCGCAGCGATTTGCGGGTTAAAAGAATTGAGTTCAATAATCTTATCCGCAATCAAATGATAACCCGAGCCATCTTCTTTGTGGAACTGAGGTAAATTCGCGGCAAATGCCCCATAGAGACAACGAACCTTATTGGGGTTTTGAATATCAAAAGCTTCCACGTTCTCGAGCTTCTTAATCAATTGATCACTTGAACCAACTGGTGCACCGGCTTGAGCAGCAAACCATTTATTAATGACGATGGCGTCATCTTTCCACAAATCATAGAAATGCTCAAGGGCTTCATCACGAGCCGTAGACTGAGTTTGCAATAGTGCCTGTAAAGCCGCAAAACGATCCGTTAAATTATTCGCCGTATCATACTGATCTTGTGCTAAGGAGATATAATCGGCCTTTGGTAATTTTAAGAGGTAGTGAAGGCACATGTTTTTGAAGCTTCTCAATCCCATGTTTTCCGCATTAAACACGTAATTTTCTTTCGCATTGTAGCGATTAAAGTGCTCCGCTAAATAATCCTCGTTGGCCTCAGCCAGTGCATGAGATAAAATTTCGCGTGCTTTTTGGGCAATCACTGGAGAGAACTCTTTTTGTTGTTCCGTAATACTCACGAGTGATGGAACGGCGAAAGCTAAGGCTTTAAAAGCCTCATCAGCATTCGCTGAGCGCAAGAGTTTACTAAAGGCATCTAAGACCAAGTGATCGACTTGTGGTACTTTGTTATCTCGTAAGGCTTCACAAAGGCTTTCGATTTCTAACTTGGCGAGGCGCTGACCTGCCTCATAACGATTGAAGCTATCAGAATCATAGGAAAGCAAGAAAGCTAAATCTTCTCTTTTTGTTTCCATCTCAAGAATAATTGGTGCAGAGAAAGCTCTGAACAAAGAAGGTACAGGCTTTTCTTTTAAGCCCTCAAAAACAAAACTCTGAGAATCCGTATGTAATTCAAGTACTGTCTCAGTCCCAAAACTTTTACCCTGCATAATCAACTCGAGCTCTTCTCCATTGCTATCGAGCAAGCCAAGCTTAACTGGCAGATGGTAAACTTGATCAGATTTGTTCTTGAGTTTCTGAGTGAAAGTTAATGTAAAGGTATCTGCACC includes:
- a CDS encoding aldo/keto reductase, which gives rise to MKYRNLGKTDISVSSIGIGAWQLGGPLVLDGVHDGHPDPGKANVIKLIRDLGELGVNFIDTAEQYSHGESERRVGAAIKADRDKWVVSTKFGHKVGEGNRRHIDTSPQSIMPALEDSLKRLQTDYVDVYNYHTIPDIAHLEESAKILQKAKDKGMIRALGISTTDTAIVRELIKRDMLDVVQYVSSILSPAKEMQGLIETNNLGGVSRGVMAGGCLSGRYFHTKLECKTGDRRSWGDEDYSRFNVFEQLIPEGMTMAQLACRFVLDQKASHTIILGAKNLKDYKSAIDAVHLESLDEKLKAELRTAAHDLGFD